The following is a genomic window from Hymenobacter chitinivorans DSM 11115.
GCGGCTCCGGCGGCCAGGGCCACAGCCCCGCACCAAACCAGCACCGCCACGGCCGCCAGCGGAAAGGGTGCCGTAGCCCAGCCGATAACCACCACGTGCAGCGCCAGCAGGTAGAGCCAGGACCAGCGCACGTGGCGGGCCTGGGCCGCCCACCAGGACAAGGCCAGCCCCGGAGTGGCCAGCAGCACCAAGGGTAGCAGATACCCCAATGCGGCCCCGGCGGCCAGGTGGGGCTTAGCCACCAGCACGTGGTACCACTGCAGCAGATAATACCCGGCCGCGGCCAGCAGCAGGCCCATCCACAGGCCGGGCACGGGTACCACGCGCCGCAGCGCCAGCAACGTTACGGCCACGCCCACGGCCGCCCAGCCCGCCCAGGTATGCTGGTACACCAAGCCACCAGCCGCCAGCAGCAGCAAGCCCGCCACCGTGCCCAGCAACCGCAGGCGGTAAGCCGGATTGTAGGAAAAGGGCAGCACATCGTACTCCGGGGCGGCCCACCGTGCCAGCGTGGCCTGCGTGGCCGCCGTAGCCAAAGCAGCCAGGGTTAGCAGCAGGGCGCGTTGCTCCGAGCTCAGGTGGCCCGCGTTGTAGACCACCACGGGCAGGAGCACTGCCAATAGCAGCGAAGCGTAGAGCTGCACGCGGTACACCCACCATTCGCGGCGCCAGGCCAGCAGGCCCAGCAGCAGCAGAAACTCGGCGTAGAGCAGCACCGTGGTCAGCGGCCAGTTCAGGCCCACTTTATGCAGGCCCAGCACGGCTACGCTTACTAGAATTTGCCCGATTAGCAGATGCAAAATCCGGAACCACTCTGCCCCGCCGCGTAACCAGCGGCTCAGCCCAAAAACCAGCGCCGCCGCCACGGCTGCGCCGCTTATCAGCGCCACTGCCGGCGGCTGCTGCGGGCCAAACAACGCCCGCAGCAGCACGCCCGCGCCCGCCAGATACAGCACTCCGCCCAGTCCGCCCAGTGCCTGAGCCAGGCTCCGCTCGGGCGCCGTGCTGACCTGGGCACTGAGCCAGAGCTGACGGGCAAGCAGGCGGAAAAATACTGCGCTGACCAGACCGGCCCCGAGTAGCAACGCCGCGTTGCGGTGCAGGCTGGCCGCCGGCAAATGCTGCCCGGGGCCGGCACTCAGCAGCAGCCACAGGCCCGCCAGCAGCGTTGCGCCCAAGTAAATCCGGACGGCCGCAACTTCGGTGAAGCGGCCCAGCAGCCAGGCCAAGGTCAGGGTTTCGAGGTAAAGTACGGCGGCCGTGGCGGGCCACACCAGCCCCAGCTTGTGCAGGCCGAGGATGGCCACGGTGAGCAGCAGTTGGCCGGCGGCCAAGTGCAGGGTACGAAACCAGGCTGGCTCGCCGCGCAGCCACCGGGCCAGGCCAAACACCACCCCGGCGGCGGCGGCCACCCCGCCCATCAGCAAACCTACGGGCGGGTTCTTTACCCCAAACAACGCCTGTACTACCAGTGCCGCCACGCCCAGGTACAACACCCCCAAGAGGCCGCCAAAACCATGGTGCAGCGCCTGGCTGGTCGAGGAGTCCGGCGCAGCAGGGGAAAGCAGGGGCTGGGCGCTGGTCAGGCGGAAGTAGCCCGCGCCCAAACTAGCGGCCAGAAACACAATCAGGGCATTGCGGTGCAGCTCGGCCGGCGAGTAGTGGGTAAGCTGGGCGGTTATCATCACCAGCAGACCCAAGCCGGCCAGTAAAGCCCCCACAGTGGCCACCCGAAACACCAGCACTTCCTGCTCCCGGGCCATGATAAAGGCAATCAGCAGGGCTTCGAGCAGCATAAACAAGCCCACCACGGGGCCCGTAGCGTGCCAGCCCTGCAGGGAAAAAGCTGTGGCCAGAGCCAGAATCAGGGAAATGATGGTGTCGGTCTGGAACAGCCACTGAATGCCCAGCTGCCGGGCCCGGCGCGCTACGAAGAAGGTCAGTACTGCGCCCAGGGCCAGCGGAATGGTTTTCCACGGCGAGCCGGTGCTGTACTGGTAGAGGTTGAAGCCCAGCGTGGTCCAGTTGAGCACGTGGGCGGCAAAGAGCAGGGCATCAAAGCGCGAATCGGCGTACACGCGGCGGTATTGCACCACGGCGGCGGCCACGCCCACCAGCACTACCAGGCTCATGGCCGTTACCCGGGCCCCACCCGTCAGGGGCAAAGCCAAGCTGAAATGCCAGTATTGGTGAAAAACGAAAAAGCTCAGAATGCTCAGCAGCAACTGGTATTTCCACTGCTGCCGGTAGGTAATGGCAATGCAGAAAGCTGTAACCGCCGCAGCCGTGCCCAAAGTCAGCAAATCGGGCGGAATGACGGCCAGGGCCACCAGGCTCAGCACCCCGTGCAGCGTAGCCACCGATTCCCGGCTGCTGGTCCAGGCCAGCCACAGGTTGGCCACGACGCCCGCCAGCAGCAGGGCGTAGCTGAGCGGCGGGGCGGCCCACTGCAGGCCGGGCACGCTGCTGGCTCCCACGCAGGCAAAGAGGAAAATGGCCGCCGCGCTGCTTTGCAGCCACACGTGCAGGCGGGCGGCAAAGGGCTTAGTGCGCAGATAGTAGTTCAACCCCAGCAAAGCCGCGGCAAACCCCGAAATCATGGCAAAGCGCACCGGCGGCGTCACCTGCACCGCCGTGTAGATTCCCAGAAATCCGACGCCGACAACCAGCACCACGGCCCCCAGAATCCCGGTCCAGTTGTCGAGCAATACCCGTTCGGTTCGTTCCCACCACGTGGGGCCGGCCGGTTCCACCGGAACGGGCCGGGGCGTCGGCCGCGGGGGCGCTGGCGGGGTAAAGACGGGCTCGGGCCGCGGTTCAGGTTTGGAGCCGGTAGGAGCCGGGGCCGGCAGAATTACCGGGGCCGCAACCGGCGGTGTTGGAGTGGCCGCAGGCGAAACAGCCAGAACGGGCACCTGAGCCGGCGGCACTACGGGTGCCGCCGGCTCAGGTGCAGCTGGCGGAACTACCGGAGCCGGAGCTACTTTGGGCTCTGCTGGCACGACTACCGGCCGCGGCACCACCACGGGCGCGGCAGTGGTAGCAGTAGTGGCTGCGGTGGCCGCAGCAGCCGTAGCAATGGGCGGGGCCGGCCGGGGCGGGGTCGTTACGGGCGGCGCGGTGCGGAGCTTCTGCAGCTCTTGGCGCAGCTGCTCCACCTGGGCCAGGACTTGGGCGTGGTCGGTTTCCCGCTGGCTGAGGCGCTGCTCCAATCGTTTGAGCCGGTCCTTAAACCCATGGTAGACAACGGCCACTACGACCGTTACAATTACCACTATCCAAGCCTCCATAAGCTACTGTGCTGGGTAAGATTCGGGAAATACTGGGCCGCCGCCCAAGCTGGTTGAAACCCACGTAGCAGGGCTGCCGGCCGCGTGGGCCCGGACTTGGAAGCTGAAACTTACTGATTTATTCCTATCGTTTCGAAGCAGGCTGCCAACATCCGGGACTAAGGCTCAGAAGCAGCTTTCGGCGGCCGGGCGCGTCGGTAGCCCCGGCGCGGCCTTGCGCCCGCTCAAGAAGTGTAGCTTGCCACCCTTATGCTCTCCTACAAGCACGAAATTTTCCTGGAAGTGGCCCGCCTGCTGAGCTTCACTAAGGCCAGTCAAAACCTGTTCGTGAGCCAGTCGGCCGTGAGCAAGCACGTGAAGGCCCTGGAGGAAGAGTACAAAATCGGGCTGTTTGAGCGGCTCGGCAACACCGTCAAGCTCACGCCCGCCGGCGAGCTGCTCTACCAGAAACTATTGCTGGCCAAGCAGCTCCAGCACGAACTCCACCAGGAGTTTACCGCCCTCAGCGCCGACTATTCCCCGCGCTTCCGCATGATGATTGGGGCCAGCACCACCATTTCGCTCTACGTGCTGCCCCCGGTGCTGTCGGCCTATCTGCACCAGCACCCCAACATCCAGCTCACCCTCAAAAACCGCAACAGCGAAAATATCCTCAAGGCCCTGCTCGACCACGAAATTGACCTGGGCATTATCGAGGGCATCAACAAAGTCAGCAACGTGACCTACACCCCGTTCCTGACCGACGACGTCATTGCCGTGTGCTCGGCCAAGAACCCGCTGAACCGGCAAAACCTGACCGTGCAGGACTTGCACAACGTGCCCCTGGCCGTGCGCGAAGTCGGCTCGGGTACGCTGGCGGTGCTGGAAGAAGCCCTGGCCGCGCACCACCTCAAGCTGCCTGACTTGCCGGTGAAAGTGCGGCTGGGCGGCACCGAGGCCCTCAAAAACTTCGTGCGCGTGGATACCTGCCTGGCCTTTTTGCCCCGGCAGGCGGTAGTCAAGGAACTGGAGACGGGAGAATTACTGGAAGTTCCGATTCGGGGGCTGGCCATGCGGCGGCAGTTCAATTTCATCCAGCGCCGGGGCACCGAAAACAACTTGCCCTACAAGGATTTCGTCCAATTCATGAAGCGGCACTATTCGAAAAAGGAATAGCCTATTCCGAATCACTATTTTGTTTCCGCATACCGTCGGGGCTACTTGCCGTTCTAAAGCGCAACCGTCTAGCCCCGTTTATGGAAACCTGCACTGCCCTCACCTCCCGAATCCAGACCCTGGAATGCTCCGCCTGCGGCCGGCCCCATTCGGCCTTTACCCTGCAGCGGGTGTCGGAGTGCTGCCAGATGCCGCTGCTGGCCGTGTACGACCTGCTCGAGCCCCTGAGCAAAGCCAGCATCTGCCAGACTGAGGGCTCGATGTGGCGCTACCGCGAGGTGCTGCCGCTGCTGCACGACGAAAACCGCGTCAGCCTGGGCGAGGGGTTCACCCCCATTCTGAACCTGCAGCGCCTGGGCAGCCGCTACGATCTGCAGTCGTTGGTGCTCAAGGATGAAGGCAAAAACCCGACCGGCTCGTTCAAGGCCCGGGGCTTGAGCATGGCTATTTCCAAGGCCAAGGAGCTGGGCATTGAGGGCTGCATCGTGCCCACGGCTGGCAATGCGGGCGTGGCTATGGCCGCCTACTGCGCCAAGGCCGGTATGCGGGCCGTGGTGGCCATGCCCCGGCACACGCCCAAGGCGTTTCGCGAGGAGTGCTACTGGTACGGAGCCGAAGTCGAGCTGATTGACGGCCTGATCAACGACTGCGCCGCCTGGGTGCGCCACACCAACGCCAATGGCGCCCTGCTCGACGTGTCGACCCTGAAAGAGCCCTACCGCATCGAGGGCAAGAAAACCATGGGCTACGAAATTGCCGAACAGCTCAACTGGCAGCTGCCCGACGTGATTCTCTACCCTGCCGGCGGCGGCACCGGCCTGATTGGCATCTGGAAGGCCTTCCAGGAAATGAAAGCTCTGGGCTGGCTGGCTTCCGACGTGCAATTGCCGCGCATGGTAGCCGTGCAGGCCACCAACTGCTGCCCCCTGATTGAAACCTATTTGGGCCGGCAGGCCAACTCCCACCACTACGTTGGCAAACCCACCATTGCCAACGGACTGGCCGTGCCGCGCCCCTTGGGTGAACCTCTCATGCTGGACGTGCTGCGCGCCTCGCACGGCACGGCCGTCAGCATCACCGACGAGCAGATGGTGGAAGGCATGCGGGAGCTGGGCCGCCTCGAAGGCCTGTTTGTGGCCCCCGAAGGCGCCGCCGTCTGGATGGCCGCCCGCCATTTGCTCGGTACCGGCTGGCTGCGGCCCGACGAGAAAATTCTGCTGCTCAATACCGGCGCCGGCCAGAAGTACCTCGACAACGTGGAAGGCCAGTATTAGGCCGGCTGCAAAGCAAAAACGCCAGCTTTGCGTAGCTTGCCGCTCGACCAAAGACGGTACCGATGGACGTAACCTGGGGCTGGCAGCACGTTGACTTTACCCCCGACGAGCGGCGGGAGCAGGGTCCCATTACCGAAGCCGAGGCCCTGGCTGCCTACGCCGACTTTCCCTGCCAAGCCCAGCTCGACGAGCTGGCGGAGCGGCTGCGCGCGGGCCTGATTAGCAGCTGGCCGGGCCTGTGGTTTCGGCGGGGCCCGGAAACGCTGCTTTTGATCTGGCCCGACGAGTGGCGCGTCGTGCTCGACTACCGGGTAGGGGAGGAGCAGTATTTCTACGAACTGTCCCTGAGTTGGTGGGCCCATAATCTGGACCCCGAGGACCTTATTCAGATGTTGTTTGCCGGCACCTTGGCGCAGTGGCCGGGCTGGCAAAGCCCCGACCGGTTTGCTCCATTGCCGCTGCCGCCCCCGCATCAGAGTTAGTTTGCTAAATTAGCTGTTACTGCCGATTGTTGGTGGCATGGCTTGTTTTGCGGGCCGCTGCCGAGCAATTGTTGCCGAGCCGGACCATAACCAACTCCTGATTTTGGGGTACACTACCAGCATGCCGAAGCTTCTGTTCATTGCCGCCGCGGTGCTGGTTGTTGGGTTGCTGGTCGTTGTTGGCTGGCAGAAGCGCGGGCGCAAAGTGTCGTCAACCACGCAAGTCAACGCCATGAAAGCCAACCAGGACCGTTTGTACGCCGATGTTGAGTTTCTGACCGAGCTGCGGCCGGCCCGCAGCTACCGCCACCCGGTTTCCCTCAACAAGGCCGCCGATTATATCAAGGCCGAGTTCGAAAAGCTGGATTGCCGGGTCGAGGAGCAGCCGTTCAAAGTCGACGGGCAACCCTACCGCAACATCATTGCCTCGTTCGGCCCGGCCACGGCGGAGCGTATCATCGTGGGGGCGCACTACGACGTGTGCGGCGACCAGCCCGGCGCCGACGATAACGCCAGTGCCGTAGCCGGCCTGCTCGAAACGGCCCGCCTGCTGCACGCCCAAAAGCCCAACCTCACCCGCCGCATCGACTTCGTGGCCTATTCGCTGGAAGAGCCACCGTTTTTCGGGACCGAGGACATGGGCAGCGCCGTGCACGCCAAGTCCCTGCACGACCAGAACGTAGCCGTGCGGGCTATGATCTGCTACGAAATGATTGGCTACTTCAGTGATGAGCCCGGCTCCCAGCGCTTTCCCAACGAGCAGCTGGCCAAGCTCTTCCCCAACACCGGCAACTTCATTACGGTAGTGGGCAAGGAAGGGCAGGAAGCCATTGTGGCCCAGGTGCAACGGCTTATGCAGGCCCACGCCGCCCTCGATGTGCAGCGCATCAACCTACCCAGCGCCGTGGGCCTGGCCGGCCTCTCCGACCACCGCAACTACTGGCGCTACGGCTACGAGGCCCTAATGATCAACGACACGTCTTTCCTGCGCAACGCCAACTACCACCAACCCACGGACACCATCGATACGCTCGACTTCCGACGCATGGCCGAAGTCGTCAACGGGGTGCTAGGAGCTATTTTGGGCTTGTAATCGAGAGGCTTAGCTGCGCAGGGCCATCAGCCAGATGTAGGCCAGCGTGCCGCCCAGAAACGCCAGGAAAATGCCGCCTTCCGCCGGCAGGTTCAGCGCCTGGGCCAGCACGGCTACGGCACCCACGGCCGCCAAGCCCCAG
Proteins encoded in this region:
- a CDS encoding LysR family transcriptional regulator, with protein sequence MLSYKHEIFLEVARLLSFTKASQNLFVSQSAVSKHVKALEEEYKIGLFERLGNTVKLTPAGELLYQKLLLAKQLQHELHQEFTALSADYSPRFRMMIGASTTISLYVLPPVLSAYLHQHPNIQLTLKNRNSENILKALLDHEIDLGIIEGINKVSNVTYTPFLTDDVIAVCSAKNPLNRQNLTVQDLHNVPLAVREVGSGTLAVLEEALAAHHLKLPDLPVKVRLGGTEALKNFVRVDTCLAFLPRQAVVKELETGELLEVPIRGLAMRRQFNFIQRRGTENNLPYKDFVQFMKRHYSKKE
- a CDS encoding threonine synthase translates to METCTALTSRIQTLECSACGRPHSAFTLQRVSECCQMPLLAVYDLLEPLSKASICQTEGSMWRYREVLPLLHDENRVSLGEGFTPILNLQRLGSRYDLQSLVLKDEGKNPTGSFKARGLSMAISKAKELGIEGCIVPTAGNAGVAMAAYCAKAGMRAVVAMPRHTPKAFREECYWYGAEVELIDGLINDCAAWVRHTNANGALLDVSTLKEPYRIEGKKTMGYEIAEQLNWQLPDVILYPAGGGTGLIGIWKAFQEMKALGWLASDVQLPRMVAVQATNCCPLIETYLGRQANSHHYVGKPTIANGLAVPRPLGEPLMLDVLRASHGTAVSITDEQMVEGMRELGRLEGLFVAPEGAAVWMAARHLLGTGWLRPDEKILLLNTGAGQKYLDNVEGQY
- a CDS encoding M28 family peptidase translates to MPKLLFIAAAVLVVGLLVVVGWQKRGRKVSSTTQVNAMKANQDRLYADVEFLTELRPARSYRHPVSLNKAADYIKAEFEKLDCRVEEQPFKVDGQPYRNIIASFGPATAERIIVGAHYDVCGDQPGADDNASAVAGLLETARLLHAQKPNLTRRIDFVAYSLEEPPFFGTEDMGSAVHAKSLHDQNVAVRAMICYEMIGYFSDEPGSQRFPNEQLAKLFPNTGNFITVVGKEGQEAIVAQVQRLMQAHAALDVQRINLPSAVGLAGLSDHRNYWRYGYEALMINDTSFLRNANYHQPTDTIDTLDFRRMAEVVNGVLGAILGL